Proteins co-encoded in one Elusimicrobiota bacterium genomic window:
- the betI_2 gene encoding HTH-type transcriptional regulator BetI, which produces MSRIKPADRKQKILDATRHVLGEKNYHDVKLEDVAKRAGIAKGTLYLYFRDKERLMAAVLNDIVDRLEACLALIKPSGNALDRLRAIIEQELIHFVENKDFIAQLSATKLNFCGAAAGRDLKDRFGQHIKLLCSHLEACMKEGSLRRHDTRQGALYLVSLIRMFAIYEIHEKSQKPIPGHVDDLMAFLLNGLGKKGRAHA; this is translated from the coding sequence TGTGTTGGGTGAGAAGAACTACCACGACGTGAAGTTGGAGGACGTGGCCAAACGGGCCGGCATCGCCAAGGGTACGCTTTATCTTTATTTTCGCGATAAAGAGCGGTTGATGGCGGCCGTCCTGAACGACATTGTGGACCGGCTTGAGGCTTGCCTTGCGCTGATCAAGCCGAGCGGCAACGCGCTCGATCGATTGCGCGCCATTATTGAACAGGAACTTATTCATTTCGTCGAAAACAAAGATTTCATCGCTCAACTCTCGGCTACAAAATTGAATTTCTGTGGGGCGGCGGCGGGCCGGGATTTGAAAGACCGGTTTGGCCAGCACATAAAATTGTTGTGCTCCCATCTCGAAGCCTGCATGAAGGAAGGAAGCCTGCGCCGCCATGACACTCGCCAAGGGGCTCTTTATCTCGTGTCCCTCATCCGCATGTTCGCCATTTATGAAATTCATGAGAAATCCCAGAAACCAATTCCCGGCCATGTGGACGACTTAATGGCGTTTTTGTTGAACGGCCTCGGGAAAAAAGGCAGGGCGCATGCATAA
- the oprM gene encoding Outer membrane protein OprM: protein MHKRVFFSMAILIPALAGFVCAETEAPTRLTLDDAVRIAYENNLDIELAELSVRALQSRYREILGTGIPDITLSGSYTNNFNRPVAFFSGEKIEVGQWKAFEASAELEQVVFSGGRFTAGRRSTKASLEAGKMDLRATREEVELAVKRLFYSVLLASETVVIQQDNLRSTQAHLDAVTERYKQGLDSDLIVMRQDVEVANAKTALIQAKNLYEISQVNFLDLLYLDVDKPVSLVGSLDMKDVPVLTYEKMVQQAFESRPEILSARKQTEAALSFSNVVRGDMLPELSLFANSRWLAQSNDFTIDSNEQATTSSGGLRLKYPIFTGGENWQKYQQAKIGHEKAVQQEEKIKRSVRTEVKQNWLALHEAEDRAAAQEAAIQQSERALDVTEVRYRAGQSSQLELNDATFSVNRTRLGYVQALHDYWLSLARLDRAVGAPIKEGTK, encoded by the coding sequence ATGCATAAACGCGTATTTTTCTCGATGGCTATTTTAATTCCCGCTTTGGCGGGATTCGTTTGCGCTGAAACCGAAGCTCCGACGCGATTGACTCTCGATGATGCTGTCCGTATCGCTTACGAGAACAATCTTGACATTGAACTGGCGGAATTGAGCGTTCGGGCTCTACAAAGTCGCTACAGGGAGATTCTCGGCACCGGGATTCCGGATATTACGCTGTCAGGAAGTTACACGAACAATTTCAACCGTCCGGTTGCGTTTTTCTCTGGAGAGAAGATTGAGGTGGGGCAATGGAAGGCTTTTGAGGCATCAGCCGAACTTGAGCAAGTCGTTTTTTCTGGAGGACGGTTTACAGCGGGACGTCGCTCAACGAAGGCCAGTCTTGAAGCGGGAAAAATGGACCTAAGAGCGACCAGGGAAGAAGTGGAACTCGCGGTCAAAAGGCTTTTTTACTCTGTTCTCCTTGCGAGTGAGACAGTTGTGATCCAACAAGACAATCTGCGATCCACGCAGGCGCATTTGGATGCCGTCACGGAGCGGTATAAGCAAGGTTTGGACAGCGACTTGATCGTCATGCGGCAGGACGTGGAAGTGGCAAACGCCAAGACCGCGCTCATCCAAGCGAAAAATCTCTACGAGATATCCCAGGTCAATTTCCTCGATTTACTTTATCTGGACGTGGACAAACCTGTCTCCCTTGTTGGGTCGCTTGATATGAAAGATGTGCCTGTGTTGACCTACGAGAAAATGGTGCAACAGGCGTTTGAGTCTCGGCCGGAGATTTTATCAGCCCGAAAGCAAACGGAAGCGGCATTGAGTTTCTCAAATGTCGTCAGAGGCGACATGTTGCCGGAGTTATCGCTCTTTGCAAATTCCCGATGGTTGGCCCAGTCCAACGATTTCACTATTGATAGTAATGAACAAGCGACCACGTCCAGTGGCGGATTGCGATTGAAATATCCGATTTTTACCGGCGGCGAGAATTGGCAGAAATACCAACAAGCCAAAATCGGACATGAAAAAGCCGTTCAACAAGAAGAAAAAATAAAGAGATCCGTGCGAACCGAGGTCAAGCAGAATTGGCTGGCTCTCCATGAGGCGGAGGATAGGGCAGCTGCTCAAGAAGCGGCCATCCAGCAATCCGAACGGGCGCTGGATGTTACTGAAGTCCGGTACCGGGCCGGTCAATCGAGCCAATTGGAACTGAACGACGCCACTTTTTCTGTGAACCGAACCCGCCTTGGTTATGTGCAGGCGCTGCACGATTATTGGCTAAGCCTGGCGCGTTTGGATAGAGCGGTCGGAGCTCCGATCAAAGAGGGAACGAAATGA
- the mdtA_7 gene encoding Multidrug resistance protein MdtA — MKKIDGFLISLGVLAILFGGCKKKESDQKRLESFPVRVTTVELRSLEDNLVLVGSLKAKAEATLYSRVPGKLLRNLVKEGDAIQKGQAVALVERDEVGVKFVPAPVPSTLSGVVGRVYLDSGSDVLLNTPIALVADQSAMIAQADVPERYAPKIRSGQEVRIQVEAFSGKTFKGRVSRASPVVDAMTRSAFVEVSIEDPSKLLRSGMFANLTIVMSAKKDVLAVPLEAVVEGTSPSVFVVSDGKANQRDIETGLKTDKFIEVKSGLSKGDQVVTFGLFGLKDGSAVELLDNGAEENAR, encoded by the coding sequence ATGAAAAAAATAGACGGATTTTTAATTTCACTGGGAGTGCTGGCCATTCTCTTTGGAGGCTGCAAAAAGAAAGAGAGCGATCAAAAGAGATTGGAATCATTCCCCGTCCGGGTTACGACGGTGGAATTGCGGTCTTTGGAGGATAACCTCGTTCTGGTGGGATCTCTCAAAGCCAAAGCCGAGGCCACATTGTATTCGCGGGTTCCCGGAAAACTATTGAGGAATTTAGTTAAGGAAGGAGACGCCATTCAGAAAGGGCAGGCCGTCGCGTTGGTTGAACGGGATGAAGTTGGCGTCAAATTTGTACCGGCCCCCGTGCCTTCCACGTTGAGTGGGGTTGTCGGACGGGTTTATCTCGATTCCGGCTCGGACGTCTTGCTCAATACCCCGATCGCTCTGGTTGCGGATCAATCGGCAATGATCGCTCAGGCCGATGTCCCGGAGCGATACGCGCCCAAGATTCGGTCCGGCCAAGAGGTTCGGATTCAAGTGGAAGCGTTTTCGGGCAAAACGTTTAAAGGACGCGTTTCGCGGGCTAGTCCTGTCGTCGACGCGATGACACGGAGCGCTTTCGTCGAGGTATCGATTGAGGATCCTTCAAAACTGCTTCGTTCGGGCATGTTTGCCAACCTAACTATCGTGATGTCGGCAAAGAAGGATGTTCTTGCCGTTCCGTTGGAGGCGGTGGTGGAAGGGACAAGTCCCTCCGTATTTGTCGTGAGTGACGGCAAGGCCAATCAGCGCGACATTGAGACCGGTCTTAAAACCGACAAATTCATCGAAGTGAAATCTGGGCTATCCAAAGGAGATCAAGTGGTGACGTTCGGACTTTTTGGACTCAAGGACGGCAGCGCGGTCGAACTGTTGGATAACGGCGCGGAGGAAAACGCCCGATGA